In the Fibrobacter sp. genome, one interval contains:
- a CDS encoding adenylyltransferase/cytidyltransferase family protein translates to MKKYKVGFTTGVFDLFHVGHLNLLERCKAQCDHLIVAVCGDDYVTQVKHKTPVVPENDRIRIVGALKCVDEVSTITLEEIDDKMLALKRFHFDVLFSGDDWKGSERYNRTEKQFAELGVSIEYLPYTKGVSTSDLKDKMKEASK, encoded by the coding sequence ATGAAAAAGTATAAAGTTGGTTTTACTACTGGAGTCTTTGACTTGTTCCATGTGGGACATTTAAATTTGCTGGAACGCTGCAAGGCTCAGTGCGATCACTTGATTGTTGCCGTATGTGGCGACGACTATGTGACCCAGGTAAAACACAAGACTCCCGTGGTTCCGGAAAACGATCGAATTCGTATTGTAGGTGCCTTAAAGTGCGTAGATGAAGTTTCGACCATTACCCTTGAAGAAATTGATGACAAGATGCTAGCCTTGAAAAGGTTTCATTTTGATGTGCTTTTTTCTGGCGATGACTGGAAAGGTTCCGAACGATACAATCGCACTGAAAAGCAGTTTGCTGAACTTGGCGTAAGCATTGAATATTTGCCCTACACCAAGGGTGTTTCTACTTCCGATCTCAAGGATAAGATGAAAGAGGCTTCAAAATGA
- a CDS encoding polysaccharide biosynthesis protein: MDKLDADSKYLKKSVVVNIIGTILKVCGPMLTILLARIFGPAEFGVFVSTQTLLLTISRSSTLGLDKGLYWYLPQNKLQNRPSYDGIMGSFWIAVAVAFLCTLVIFVGSFTPLISKEMPWYGLSLVFYAACYVLSNTSESNRKPQNAIFINSFLVAVLAPASSIAMHFLGIPHALPLGLLVGQLGGFAVHFTLVRRQFPEMPLNPVFRVSKQLLIYSLPLGFNEFVSSFLIRSGLWMVMMFLGPEMAGAYGIMVTVSNALQTIRVGFTPILTPVIAGMDRDRLKTDLKPVYSYCVSMVTYIQLIVGFFIILFPGEILSIAGKEFIVQPETLGILLLVHLLAGFWGMAIVIMNGIGKSLYTLKMNIFSLAVALISGYFLVPAYGLVGAALSMLTYNVIAMVWNNAYLAKLGLWPYSSRLISQMIWIVGLVAFYILLNLDVFTPSIPEKICIYVLILAALGLQWMLQKKRLEKDKASAKR; encoded by the coding sequence ATGGATAAACTTGATGCTGACAGTAAATATCTAAAAAAGAGCGTGGTGGTAAATATTATTGGTACCATCCTGAAAGTGTGTGGTCCTATGTTGACCATTTTGCTCGCTCGTATTTTTGGTCCTGCGGAATTTGGTGTATTTGTTTCTACACAAACCTTGCTTTTGACCATTTCCAGATCGTCGACTTTGGGGCTGGATAAGGGCTTGTACTGGTACCTCCCCCAGAACAAGTTGCAGAATCGTCCGTCCTATGACGGTATCATGGGCTCTTTCTGGATTGCCGTTGCTGTTGCTTTCCTCTGTACTCTCGTTATCTTTGTAGGTTCCTTTACGCCATTGATTTCAAAGGAGATGCCGTGGTACGGCTTGTCTTTGGTGTTTTACGCAGCGTGCTATGTCTTGAGTAATACCTCTGAAAGCAATCGAAAACCCCAAAATGCCATTTTTATCAACTCTTTTTTGGTAGCGGTTCTTGCTCCGGCTTCTTCCATAGCCATGCATTTCCTGGGCATCCCCCATGCTTTGCCTTTGGGCCTTCTGGTGGGCCAGCTGGGCGGTTTTGCGGTCCATTTTACATTAGTGCGCAGGCAGTTCCCTGAGATGCCTTTAAACCCTGTTTTCCGGGTTTCCAAGCAGCTTTTGATTTACTCGCTTCCCCTAGGCTTTAACGAGTTTGTATCCTCGTTCCTGATTCGTTCTGGATTGTGGATGGTGATGATGTTCTTGGGCCCTGAAATGGCTGGTGCCTACGGCATCATGGTGACGGTTTCCAATGCTTTGCAGACCATCCGCGTTGGTTTCACTCCCATTCTAACCCCCGTCATTGCAGGGATGGACCGTGATCGCCTCAAGACGGATTTGAAGCCGGTCTATTCCTATTGTGTTTCTATGGTGACCTACATCCAGCTTATCGTGGGCTTCTTTATCATTCTATTCCCGGGTGAAATACTAAGCATTGCTGGTAAGGAGTTTATTGTCCAGCCGGAAACTTTGGGCATCCTTTTGCTGGTCCATCTGTTGGCCGGTTTCTGGGGTATGGCCATTGTAATTATGAACGGAATCGGCAAGAGTCTCTATACTTTGAAAATGAATATTTTCTCTCTGGCGGTAGCTCTTATTTCTGGTTATTTCCTTGTTCCTGCTTATGGTCTTGTGGGGGCCGCCCTTTCTATGCTTACGTACAACGTAATAGCAATGGTGTGGAACAATGCGTATCTGGCTAAACTTGGCTTGTGGCCTTATTCGTCAAGATTGATTTCCCAGATGATCTGGATTGTCGGACTTGTCGCATTCTATATCCTTTTGAACCTGGATGTGTTCACTCCCTCGATTCCAGAGAAGATTTGTATTTACGTGTTGATCCTTGCGGCACTTGGCTTGCAATGGATGCTTCAGAAAAAAAGACTGGAAAAAGACAAGGCTTCTGCTAAGCGTTAG